From the Elaeis guineensis isolate ETL-2024a chromosome 16, EG11, whole genome shotgun sequence genome, the window ttgcaacgccctaatgtgcccccatagccatgtcaggaacaggaggagaacctcgtcctgacatgagcaaagttgaaggcccggttcttttagaccggaggagggagaggccttacagcgccctaacgcgcccccacaagccaggctgatgacgagaacctcgccaccggctcaagcaaaatggaagacccggactcctatgggagccgggttccgccgcaaaggtaggcttcacccggactcctacgggagccgggttccaccgccaaggtaaagcttcacccggactcctacgggaaccgggttctgccgccaaggtaaagcttcacccggactcctacgggagccgggttccgccgccaaggtaaagcttcacccggactcctacgggagccgggttccgccgccaaggtaaagcttcacccggactcctacgggagccgggttccgccgccaggtaaagcttcaccgagactcctacgggagccgggttccgccgccaggtaaagcttcccCGGACTCCACCCCCCCCGgcccccgactcctacgggagccgggttccaccgccaaggtaaagcttcgcccggactcctacgggagccgggttccaccgccaaggtaaagcttcgcccggactcctacgggagccgggttccaccgccaagtaaagcttccccgactcctacggagccggtcccccaaggtaaagcttcgcccggactcctacgggagccggattccaccgccaaggtaaagcttcacccggactcctacgggagccgggttccgccgccaaggtaaagcttcacccggactcctacgggagccgggttccgccgccaaggtaaagcttcacccggactcctacgggagccgggttccgccgccaggtaaagcttcacccggactcctacgggaaccgggttccgccgtcaggtaaagcttcacccggactcctacgggagccgggttccgcccccaagaaagacttcgcccgggctcctaagaaagccgggctccatccgccacttcgccagcaagggttaaaaacggtggcgaggctcggccacatgacgagatcggatggaagggaagagccctttcccacgacgacctctaagccaaacaagccaaacAATGAGAAAGGGTCGGCGAACGACAACATtgatgctacgcgcggacaaggtaacacaaaatacctttttctcatttccgatatatgtactacagggtcaggacggccagaaaaagagggacaaaacgacaagaaaagaaatggGGGGCAGccacaaaaagggggtgactacaaaagaactctaaggaggtcctgctccctctaacatagggtgatcacctccatcccccgaccaggactgcctcagggtctccaccatttcctctagttcctccttcttttgcagcatatcctggagtgcctgacgaagtcgccggctctcagcctccgcttcccgatgccacttccgcaaaactttggactccgcctctgcgtccgcgacggccttccgctcaagccccagctggatttttacttgttgaagctcagctgtcttctccccaagggagacgaaatcccttcgacagtgcctctcagggcccggagctcttcgttatcttgggcgttagcaagctgcgccctagtaaccaactgcctctggaggcgaaccacctcgtccgccgatcgacggaatctccccttgaactcctctacctgtcggcgccagctggcccgctgcacatcgtggctcatctcggcatcttgaagctgcttctggaggtcggaaactttttgtgaccatatctgctcatcctgcgctgtgagtcggggtgagttcccttccagctggccgatcctcctcttggcagccgacagctccactttaagggcgctgatcctggcttcttgagcccaagttcggtcgctagcactcttcgtgcattcttcgagctccttcgcaaagttcgccttcctccggctgtagtccatgatcgccttcacttgaatactcctgaagtgggcggcctcggcagcagcctcggagtagcattttttcgcctgacggagctcgccttccgacttcttcagcttcctcgtcaagtggaggacctcctttttcaaccgtcggatagtggacttcagcgggacccccaggggcaagggaagtgcttcggcaggacgctgccatcggaagatgcaaacgtcagagaccaactctttacaagaagaaaggcagaaaaaaaGGGGCAGGGGAAGGAAAGGCGATCCACAATAAAAAGTTCAACttcattgattaattttgaagacaagcggaaaggaaatatggcaacaaaagaaagatacaaggtcggaggtctcagacctcggaggctgggggtggagagctcggcgcggggggcgcGACTGCGGCAGCAgcagacgaaggggcggcctcgtcgtcagactcctccaaaaagccgagactaaggtcgggatatctgctggccaccctctctcggcagagctcgaaccctttggtaaatgcctccaggccgaactggacgttcagctccctcatctccgcggaggccttgaactcctccaccgcaagggtcctggcctccgagaccagaaccggagtttgctcggccagatgggcgacctcggcctccgccttcctcaccgactcctccaggctccgtctctccgcctcccgggcttgtctctcctcctcccgggcttgtctttcctcttcccggtcctgtctctctctctccagggcctcccggagggcggccacctcggccgtcttcgcttgaagacgagcaacctcgtcttggcaacgctcctccgcccgaagaaggtcccttctcgtgcggcccgacgcctcgacataggcgaagagctgatgcccgatctgcaaggacagatggagaattacaacaaagaccgagcaactgagcaagtaaaaatccgcttacctcaagaaaggaccccaaggtatcccaggcccgctgctcgggatcggcacggtcgatcctctccacgacatcgggcagaatacaaccgtcgagcagccgacggatcagagccttgtcgttgaaggggttctccgatcccccctcggagcagacggactcgtctgcagcggctcggtggctgctcggcctgcgggccaccgattttctcctcctccccgcggcaggcgcctccgcggggcggacctccggaatggggaccccagtcggtgggctccctgggggagcccggggggccgctgactcggcatccgaaggaatatcgatcgtcggggtcgcctggacgggcgcggccaagctcgtctcctccaccctggccctcttcgccgagccggaagtcgtcgcacccttccttttctgggctctcatggccttggcaagcatccgtgtggcttcggcgtccattgctaaaaaaaaaaaaaaaaaaaaaaaggagaaaagaaaagaagaaggaaaaagcagcaccaatcagcccgaaaaaaaaaaaaaaaaaagagaaaaaaagaggaaaaagaaaagagaaagagaaaagaggaaaaaggagagagaaaggaagagagggaagaagaagataagaaaaggaaagatgtatacttgctggatcttgagggctcaggccgatgttgaagagaagcggctccctcagtaggtttggaagggaaggagcggggtaactcaggagcttctgggcggcctgaaggtcgtcctctcccagaccaggggcccggcggacggaatccctcaaagacccccaagggggcaagcccagttccagggtcgggcagtaaatgaagagaaatttccccttccagttgtgaatcgaagaaggggcgcccttcagcaatcccttcttaccgaactggggggagaagtaccaccaatccttcgctgaaggatggcgtttgaaagtataaaaatgtctgaacagggagagggaaggccggacctcggctatatgacagagggagagaaaccctatcaaaaacctaaaggaattcggggcgacagaagcgagagaaatgtctaagaaacgaaaaaaggcggcaacaaaagctgggagcggaagccggagtccggcacggaatgcctcctggtacaaacagaagcgaccaggagggggagcgctggcccggtcggaggggccagaaagctccagatcgtactctgaagggatcccgtaccgagcccttatcaggagaagttcgtccggagtcgacgaacaaggaatggcgcccggtgcgaagaccgggcgagaccctgccccaagcgcgggttcgtccgcagagacaggggcctgggggttcgaagccgaagaactctcagaacttacgggggcagaggaatcggaagacatttttctttgggagagaacctaaagggccctagaaaagcaagccgagaaaggagggggacaccggaagtcaactcaggagaggacaCGAAAGAAGTGTAAGGAGGAGAGAACCCtaagcggtaagaagaagaaggtgggcactaacctatcttgctctgagggcctggggagcgagaagcggaaggcgcctacggctcgagagggcgttcgctagagcagactctcggggagatgacagacgccagcaagaaatcagaagcggagtggggcgcctgaaggggggaggacgggtttaaatagaccctgagatccggcgccataatgatctcgaatccctccaggccggtccgcatccgacacgggtcccactccccgtggcagacggctgaaggcggctggcggttggcagggccataattgcgccgtacctaggccagcgtacctgcggggtcttcaaagcgtcccctcgtaccgccccaattcgaaaagactccggcacgcgctcattaatgccaaaatatctgggagcggcagggcgcgggattcgaagggacggttccggctgtacttctgtgtacttccttcgtttgaaattcaaaactcggatgtagggggactggtgttgggtataaaatacccacagccggaacccacggcggaaccgccatcggcacagctccgcccggactcctacgggagccgggctccaccgccatcagcaagcactgctccgcccggactcctacgggagccgggctccgccgccaacatcaaaacagctccgctcggactcctacgggagccgggctccgctctcaatatcaattgctggtaagctcagtccggactcctacgagagccggacttcacccttgactttgtttgcagcgcagctccgcccggactcctacgggagccgggctccaccgacgacatcagcacagctccgcccggactcctacgggagccaggctccaccgacgacatcagcacagctccgcccggactcctacgggagccgggctccaccgccatcagcaagcactgctccgcccggactcctacgggagccgggctccgccgccaacatcaaaacagctccgcccggactcctacgggagccgggctccgctctcaatatcaattgctggtaagctcagtccggactcctacgagagccggacttcacccttgactttgtttgcagcgcagctccgcccggactcctacgggagccaggctccaccgacgacatcagcatagctcctcccggactcctatgggagccgggctccgccctcaatatcaattgctggtaagctcagtccggactcatacgagagccggacttcacccttgactttgtttgcagcgcagctccgcccggactcctacgggagccgggctccaccgccatcagcaagtgcagctccgcccgactcctacgggagccgggctccaccgccatcagcaagcgctgctccgcccggactcctacgggagccgggctccgccgccaacatcaaaacagctcctcccggactcctacgggagccgggctccgccctcaatatcaattgctggtaagctcagtccggactcatgcgagagccgaacttcacccttgactttgtttgcagcgcagctccgcccggactcctacgggagccgggctccaccgccatcagcaagtgcagctccgcccgactcctacgggagccgggctccaccgccatcagcaagcgctgctccgcccggactcctacgggagccgggctccgccgccaacatcaaaacagctcctcccggactcctacgggagccgggctccgccctcaatatcaattgctggtaagctcagtccggactcatacgagagccggacttcacccttgactttgtttgcagcgcagctccgcccggactcctatgggagccggactccaccgccatcagcaagtgcagctccgtccgactcctacgggagccgggctccatcgtcatcagcaagcgctgctccgcccggactcctacgggagccgggctccgccgccaacatcaaaacagctccgcccggactcgtacgggagccgggctccgccctcaatatcaattgctggtaagctcagtccggactcctacgagagccggacttcacccttgactttgtttgcagcgcagctccgcccggactcctacgggagccgggctccaccgacgacatcagcacagctccgcccggactcctacgggagccgggctctgccgccatcagcacagctccgcccggactcctacgggagccggactccgccgccgacatcagaacagctccgcccggactcctacgggagccgggctccgctcacgacggctccgaccattgtcgagcttcaatcgacagatccacgccccctgacaggccctcaaaacggccgcgaccctgctccacctcctgtggcggactccacgcagtatcatcattccctgacaagccgcagcagccatagccgccctgctccacttcctgtgacggactccgcacagctccattatccccctggcaggccacagtaacggccacgaacctgctccacctcctgcgacggataccctgcgattctcctgacgacggacgctgctccacccctcataacggattccacgtggcaagtcgaggtgatacccacgtgtctgctccattatcttttcgcaatcaattcccctgaccatgggcggcccactaccaggcagttacacacgtcgccatcagtccgttgcctcccccgcctataaaaggggggactcagatacgttattttttaagctcttttgccttatctcaaaactctgctaaattctccgttcgagcactccattcttgttgaggcagagaactgacttgagcgtcggaggatcttgccatagcaaccccacctccggtttagacttcccttgcaggtcccggcggcgaccgcggtttcctcaactccagcttctccggcgcaggcggatttttgcaccaacagtatatATTACTTATCAGATTTGACTGTCTTGGAATAGTTTTATTTTTGATGGTAAGATGATTCCTACTCGTCGGGTTCCTGAGAGAGCTGTCTGTTTAGCTCAGAAGTACTGTTATTTTGATGCTGCCATTCCATCTCTTGACACACCCGGACTCTGGAGTTTTCGAACTATCCCGAGAGCGACTCATAGGATTCTATTTATTTCTCGGAAGCCCCCACCTTCGAGGTTCATCCACTCATTTAggatgtttggatttttctttgtCAAGCTACTGCGGTGCGAATCCGATATATCTTTCAGAAAGCGAATATTGCAGCAGACTGGATGGTGATTTTTATTGCTGACTATTGTGACGATTGGTTATGGAGGTCTGATGATGACTATCTGTAGATCCTGTAAATTttatatatcttaattttttggatagtttttatattagattgatgtgatcgtCTGTTttgtaaaaaaaagaagaagaagaggaggaggaggagggggaggaaaagagaagaagaagtaaCTTCGCTCAACTAAATAATACTGTCTACATTTTTTCTCTTACAGCAACAAATAAAACTGGGCGGCATACAGCCTCCTTCATCATTGgaggagcaaaaaaaaaaaaaaaaacactcagGATATTCCAAGGCTTCGCATTGTTGTTATTGCGCTTCAACCCAACCCACTTGCCGCTTGTAGGATAAGTTGAATTGAAAACGTGGATCAGCATGAGGCTCCTACCAACCCCAAGTCCCACACAGCTGTCCATCAGTAGAGAAGATGATATGCTCAATATTCAACTCCGTCACCAAACTTGAAACCTTTAATTACAAGTGGTGGCTTCGGTGGGTGTGGGTGCTGCTCTTGCTGGGACAAGCCGCAGATCTTTCCTCCCTCTGGCCATGGCATCCTCACCATCTTCCCTCCAAGTACTCGACCAGTTCCAGATCTCTCCTCCACCGGGCTCCGTCCCGGACACCTCCCTCCCCCTAACCTTCTTCGACATCGTCTGGCTCTTCACCGGCCCCGTCGAGCGTGTCTTCTTCTACCCATTTCCCCACCCGACCTCCCACTTCGTTACCCACCTCCTCCCCACCCTCAAGTCCTCCCTATCTCTCACCCTCCAACACTTCTACCCCTTGGCCGGCCGTGTCAGGTCCTCTCCTGACCCCTCCTCCGATTCCAAGTTCGAGATCTGCTACTCCGCTGGCGATTCAATTACTTTGATCTCCGCAGAGTGCTCCGATGATTTCGATCAATTGTCAGGCAACCACCCTCGCAATTTCCGGGAATTATACAAATTGATACCCCAATTACCCCATTCCAACGATGGCACGATTCCGCTGCTCGCCTTGCAGGTTACTTTGTTCCCGGACCACGGCATCAGCATCGGCGTTGCGATCCACCATGTGGCGTGCGACGACTCCAGCTCGATGCATTTCATCAAGTCATGGGCAGCTTCTTGCAGGCTGGGAGGCTCGGACTCTCCACCCCCGCCGCCTCCGTTGCATGACCGGAGCACGATCGCCGATCCTGATGGGTTGTATTCCAAGATACTCGCAGAAATCGAGGGACTAAGAGCCGGCGGACCGCCGCCGCCGGCCACGGAGGACTCGCCATCCGTCGGTGTCGAGCAACCCGGTGTGGTTATTGCCTCGTTCTCTCTTACCCGAGAGCAAATCGAAAGGCTCAAACAACTCGTACTGGAAAAATCCAAGAAGGGCGAGGCGTCACCGATTCATTGCTCGGCCTTTGTGGTGGCTTGTGCGTTCGCTTGGAAGTGTCTTGTTAAAGCCCAAGGAGGGTATGCGAGTGCTGGAAAGAAGACCGCCCATCTACTGTTCTCGGTGGAATGCAGGAGCCGCTTGAGGCCG encodes:
- the LOC105059098 gene encoding phenolic glucoside malonyltransferase 2 → MASSPSSLQVLDQFQISPPPGSVPDTSLPLTFFDIVWLFTGPVERVFFYPFPHPTSHFVTHLLPTLKSSLSLTLQHFYPLAGRVRSSPDPSSDSKFEICYSAGDSITLISAECSDDFDQLSGNHPRNFRELYKLIPQLPHSNDGTIPLLALQVTLFPDHGISIGVAIHHVACDDSSSMHFIKSWAASCRLGGSDSPPPPPPLHDRSTIADPDGLYSKILAEIEGLRAGGPPPPATEDSPSVGVEQPGVVIASFSLTREQIERLKQLVLEKSKKGEASPIHCSAFVVACAFAWKCLVKAQGGYASAGKKTAHLLFSVECRSRLRPAVPAEYFGNCLRPCFVELPMGDLVKDDGVLFAAEAIGRAIKGLEDGVLKGAEGWFQKIVSLIPEQPMSVAGSPKYGVYDTDFGWGRPKKVEVASIEKTPGTISLAESREEQGGIEIGLVLPKHEMDEFSSCFSSGSKLL